The region TTTAGCTCGGCAACCGGCATCAGTGCCTTGAATTCGAAGGCGAGCCAGGTTTCGCCGCCCTCTTCGATCAAACCGAAGCCTTTGAAATCGGGGCGTGACAGGCCAAAGGTCCATTGCGGTAATTGATCAGCCACCAGCGGCCGGGAAAGCAGGTCGTCGCGGTTGATGACTACCTGACGCGCGCCGCTGAAAATCCGGTGTTTGGCCTGATGATAAGCAGCCAGGTTGGCATAGCGGTCCATATGGTCTTCGCTGACGTTGAGGACCGTTGCCACTTCGGCATTGAGCCGCTCGGTAGTTTCCAGCTGAAAGCTTGATAGCTCGATCACATAAAGACCAGCGTGTTGGTCAAGCAAGTCCAGCGCAGGCTTGCCGAGGTTGCCGCCGACTGCCACGCGGATCCCGGCGGCGCGCGCCATCTCACCAACCAGGGTGGTCACTGTGCTTTTGGCGTTCGAGCCGGTGATCGCAATGATCGGCGCCTTCGCCTCGCGGGCGAATAATTCAATATCGCCCACCAACTTGACGCCAGCCTCGCGCGCCTGCTGCAACGCCGGCGTCGACAGCGCTATACCCGGGCTGACAACCAACTCCGCAGCCGAGCACAGCACGTCCGCATCCAGCTCACCGAGATAGAGATCCGCCATCGGCGCAAAACGCTTCAGCTGATCCAGGCCCGGCGGATGTTGACGGGTATCCGCCACGCCGAATGGCATCCCACGGCCGGCCAGAAAACGGGCGACCGAGAGCCCGGTGCTGCCGAGCCCGACGATGATCCGTTTCTTGTCCGTGGTTATCAATGACACAGTTTCTTCCTCAGCGCAGCTTCAGGGTGGCCAGTCCGATCAGCACCAGCACGACGGTGATGATCCAGAAACGCACAATGACCCGGGGTTCGGGCCAACCCTTCAATTCGAAATGGTGGTGAATGGGCGCCATGCGAAACACCCGTCTACCGGTCAGCTTGAATGAAGCGACCTGCACAATGACCGAAAGCGTTTCGACGACGAAAATGCCGCCCATGATGAACAGTACGATTTCCTGGCGAACGATCACGGCGATCACGCCCAGTGCGGCACCGAGAGCCAGCGCGCCCACATCGCCCATAAATACCTGGGCGGGATAAGTGTTAAACCAGAGAAATCCGAGTCCGGCGCCAATCAGCGCACCGCAGAATATGACCAGTTCGCCAGCGCCGGGCACATGCGGAATCAGCAGGTATTCAGCGAAACGAACGTTGCCGGAGAGATAAGCGAAAATGCCCAGCGCACCGCCGACCATCACCGTCGGCATGATTGCCAGACCATCAAGCCCGTCGGTCAGGTTGACCGCGTTGCTCGAGCCGACGATTACGAAATAGGTCAAAACGATGAAGCCGAGTCCCAGCTGGAACTCGACATGCTTGAAGAACGGCACGATCAACGTCGTTTCGATCGGCGTCTTTGCGGTCAGATAAAGAATCACTGCGGCAACCAGACCGAACACTGACTGCCAGAAATACTTCCAGCGCGACGGCAGGCCGCGGGAGTTCTTCTCCACGACCTTGCGGTAATCATCCACCCAACCGATCGCACCAAACGACAGTGTGACGCCAAGGACAACCCACACATAGATGTTGCGCAGATCTGCCCATAATAACGTGGCGATTGCGATAGCGATCAATATCAATGCGCCGCCCATGGTCGGCGTGCCGGCCTTGGACAGGTGCGACTGCGGGCCATCATTACGTACGGACTGACCAATCTGCCGGAAGCTCAGTGAACGGATCATCCACGGACCAACAAACAGCGCGAGACCGAGCGCGGTAAGCACGCCCAGAATCGCCCGCAGTGACAGGTACTGAAATACCGAGAAACCGGTATGAAATTGCTGCAGGTATTGGGCAAGTAAAAGCAGCATTAGCCGACCTTCCTGTCGTTATCGTCATCCAGAGTGGCGACCAGACCTGCTACCACCTCCTCCATTCCTGCGCTGCGCGACCCCTTGACCAGGACGCGAACATCCGGGCCAAGCTGCGCTTTCAGCGCTTCGATCAGTTCTTTTTTGCTCGCGAAAACAAACGCGCCTTCACCAAACCGGTCAGCCGCCAGAGCCGACAGGCGGCCCACGGCGTACAGCGCCTCGATACCCTGTTGACGAGCGTGCTCACCTACTTCCTGATGGGAATCGCTTTCCCACTCACCGAGCTCCGCCATATCACCCAGCACCAGAATGCGGCGGCCATCGAAACAGGCGAGCAGATCAATCGCAGCCTTTACCGAAGCCGGGCTGGCGTTATAGCTATCGTCGATGACAATGGATCCAGCAAACCCTTTCCGGCTGGCAGCGCGACCCGACATCGGTTGCACACTGGCCAATCCGCTGCGGATGTACTCAAGTTCAACATCCAGCGCCAGGGCGGCACCCGTGGCGGCCAGCGCATTGGCAACGTTGTGCTCACCGAGCAGATTCAACTGGACGCTGACTTCGCCTTTAGGCGTGACCAGCCTGAAGCCCGGGCAGCCCCGCTCATCAAGCTTGATTGACTCCGCGCGCACCTCAGCTGTCGGGTTCTTGAGGCTGAACACGTAGCTTTTGCGCTTGCCCAGCAGCTGGTACCAGCTCTCAAACCAAGGGCTATCCAGGTTGATAACGGCCTTACCCTTGGTGCTGAGGCAGCTGAAAATCTCGCCCTTGGCCTTGGCGATATTGTCCAGACTGCCGAAGCGCCCGACATGGGCATTGCCTGCATTGGTCAACACGCTAACCGTTGGCTTGGCGATTTCCATGCTGTACGCGATATCGCCACGAGCAGCAGCGCCCATCTCGATCACGGCATAGCGGTGCTCATTGCTCAGGCCGAGCAACGTCATGGGAACACCGATTTCATTATTCAGGTTGCCCTGGGTTGCCAGCACCGGGCCAAGCGGTCGCAGAATCGCAGCGACCATTTCTTTTACGGTTGTCTTGCCGCTGGAGCCGGTAATTGCAACCAACGGACCGCTGTAGGCTGCCCGGGCAAGGCCGGCCAACTGCCCCAGCGCGCGCAGGCTGTCATGCACCAGCAGCTGCGGGAGCGGATCTTCAACGAGATACTCGACCATCGCGCAGGTTGCGCCACGTGCGCGAGCGTCGGCCAGGTGATCGTGTCCATTGGTGCGCGTTCCGGCAAGCGCGACGAACAAGCCACCCGGCTGGATCGCGCGGCTATCAAAGGCAACGCTGTCAAACTCGGCGTCAACGCCCTTCAACGTTGCAGCGAGAGGGCTGACCAGATCGGACAGGCGCATGGCTTCAAGCATGGCTCGCCTCCCACTGCTGCAAGGCACGTTCTGCCTGTTCAATATCACTGAAAGCGTGGCGCACGCCGTTTATCTCCTGATAGGTTTCGTGGCCCTTGCCGGCCAAAAGAATGACGTCCTCGTGGTGCGCGCGACTGATGGTGTGCGCGATCGCCTCGGCACGATTGGCAAGGACTGTGATGTTTTGCGGCTTGCCGAGACCCTGGCAGATCTGCCCGATGATGCTTGCTGAGGGTTCATTGCGGGGGTTGTCGTCTGTCACCACCACGCGGTCGGCATAGCGTTCGGCGATTTGGCCCATCAGCGGACGCTTGCCCGCGTCCCGATTGCCACCGCAGCCGAAAATACACGTCAAACGTCCGCTGACGTGGGCACGCAGCGCAATCAACGCCTTTTCCAATGCGTCGGGCGTGTGGGCGTAATCGACCACGACCAGAGGACGCGAACCACCGCCCAGGCGCTGCATTCTGCCTGCTGGAGCACGCAATCCGGCAGCACGCTCTACTGCTTGATGCAGGCTGAAACCGAGCACCAACAGACTGCCCGTCACGGCCAGCAGATTGCTGAGATTGAACTCGCCGAGCAGCTCGCTATGCAGCGACGATTGCTCGTCTTCAAAATGCAGTAGCGCGTGGATGCCCGCAGCGTCATAGCGCACGTCGCTGCAATGCAGCGGCGCAGTCGCATCCATCAGACTGAAACCAAGCAGCCGCGCGGTGCCTTCGCGCGGCGGACAGCGCTCCATTAGCCGACGACCTGCAGGATCATCGAGGTTGATCACCGCGTGGCACCCGCCAGCATCAAACAGGCGCGCCTTGGCGGCTTCATAGCTGATCATGTCGCCGTGATAGTCAAGATGATCGCGGGTCAGGTTGGTAAACACAGCGACATCAAAAGCCAGCGCGGCGACCCGGCCCTGGTCCAGCGCGTGGGAGGACACTTCCATACACACCGCTGCGGCCCCGGCGTCACGCAAGCGCGCGAGCTGACCCTGAACATTCACCGCATCCGGCGTAGTCATACCATGGTCAGTCAACGCACCCGGCATGCCACTACCCAAGGTGCCGATCACACCGCAAGGGGTATCCAGTTCGTTCAATGCCTGTGCCAGCATCTGACTAACCGACGTTTTGCCGTTGGTTCCGGTGATGCCCACCAGCGTTAGAGCGGCGGACGGCTCACCATAGAAGCGGCCGGCGATCGCGGAAATCTGCTCAGCCAACTGCGGCACAGCCAGCATTGGCACGGCGCCTTCATAATGACGATCATCGGTAGCGTCATATGCAACCGCTACTGCACCCGCTTCGATGGCCTGATCGATGTAATCCCGGCCATCCACTTTCAGGCCGGGAACAGCCAGAAACAGGTAGCCGCTCTTGACTTGCCGACTATCCAGCGCAAGGCCTGTGACGCTGACATCCTGGCCTAACCAATCCGGAAACAACTGGCGCAGAGTGATCATCCGCGGAACCCTCCCTTGGTCGGAGGGATTTCCACCTGCTGCAACTCCGGCATGTTATCCGGAGCAATATTCATCAGCCGCAATGCACCGGCCATCAGATCACTGAAGATCGGCGCCGCGACCAGCCCGCCGTAATAGCCGCCCTTGCTCGGCTCGTCGACGACGATAGCGATGGCGATCCGCGGATCGGTGCTCGGCGCGAAGCCGGCAAACAGGGACCGGTACGAGTCTTCTTTGTAACCCTTGCTGGTATGACTGGCTTTGCGCGCGGTACCACTCTTACCGGAGACATGATATCCGGGGACCAATGCGCGATGCGTTCCGCCCTGGCCTTCGATAACCTCCTGCAACATTTCCTGAACCGCCTTGGCCACGTCCTCGGAAATGACCTGTTCACCCGCCGGAGCATCCTTGACGCGCAGCAGCGACAGCGGAACCTTGCGGCCATCATTGGCCAGCACGGCATACGCTTGCGCCAGCTGAACAGTGGTCAACGACAAGCCGTAGCCATACGAAAGCGTTGCGGTTTCGGCCTGGCCCCACTCGCGGTAGCTGGGCAGGTTGCCGACCTGCTCACCCGGAAAGCCGAGACCGGAATACTCGCCAAGCCCGACGCCCTGCAAGACCTCACGGATGGCCGGCCCGCCAACATCGAACGCAATCTTGCTCATGCCGACGTTACTTGATTTAAGCAGGATGCCGGCCAGATCAAGCTTGCCGCCCGGTGCGCGGGAGACATCGCGGATGGTGTATCGGCCAATCCTCAAGGTACCGGGATAAACGTCCACCTCATCTGTAGTTTTCCAGCGCCCCGTAGCCAGGGCAGCGCTCATGGAAAACGGCTTCATGGTCGAACCCGGTTCGAACACATCGATCAGTGCGCGGTTACGCATCATTTCGGGCTTGAGGTTGGCGCGATTGTTGGGGTTGTAACTGGGGTGATTGACCATCGCCAGCACTTCACCCGTACGCACGTCAATCATCACCAGAGAACCGCCCTTGGCATCGAACTCCTTCAGTCCCTTGCGCAGCTCCCGGTGAGCCAGGTACTGCAGGCGCAGGTCGATGGACAAGGCGAGATCGTTGCCGGGACGGGCATTCTTGACCACCTGCACGTCCTTGATCAGGCGGCCACGACGGTCCTGCAATACCTGACGGCTGCCCGGAACACCTTGCAGCCATTCGTTATAGGCAAGCTCGAGACCCTCCTGACCGTGCTCATCGACGTTGGTAAAGCCGACCAGGTGAGAGGTGACATCACCGGCAGGATAGAAGCGGCGGTATTCTTCCTGGCTGTAAACGCCGGGAATCTTCAGGTCGACAACCGCAGCGCCATCCTGTGGCGTCATTCGGCGGCGCAGATAGATAAACTCGCGTTCGGCGTTGGCCTTCAGACGCTCGCTGAAGGTGGCCAGGTCAGTCCCCAGCGCCTGGGCCAGTTCAGGCCAGCGCTGTTGCTGAGAAATGAGTTGCGTCGGATTGGCCCAGATAGTCAGAACCGGCGTGCTGACGGCCAGCGGCTCGCCATTGCGATCAGTTATCTGCCCGCGGTGCGCGGTGATGGGTACGTGACGCAGGCTGCGCTTGTCGCCCTGATTGCGGAGAAACCCACCGTCCAGCACGTGCAGCTGCACGATCTGCCAGCTGATGACCGCGCAACAGACGCCCAACGCACCGATGACGATCCGGAATCGCCACGGGTGCAGACTGCCATTGGGCTTGATCCTGATCATGGCTTCACCAGTACCACTTCGACCGCAGACGGCACGCGCATGTCGAGCTTGCTGCGGGCGATGCTTTCCACACGGTGATGGGCCGTCCAGGTGCTTTGCTCAAGAACCAGGCGGCCCCAATCGGCCTGTGCCTTTTCGCGCTGCTTCATCTCGGCGTCGAGCTCATTCAGCAGAGTGCGGCTCCAATGGGCGCTATAGGGCACCGCCAGCGCACTGACCAGAATCAGCAGACCGACCACCATCAACCAGCCACTGCTACGTGGCAGACCGGTGCGCTCCTGAAAGGTCATCTGCTCAGCCATCAGCGTTTCTCCGCGATTCGCAGCATGGCACTGCGCGCACGTGGATTACCCGCGACTTCCTCAGCCGAAGGTTTGATGGCTTTGCCGATCAGGTTGATGCTGACCGGGATATCGATTTCACGTATGGGCAGCCCGCGGGGAATGGGCGCACCCTTGGCCTCGCGGCGCATGAACTGCTTGACCAGACGATCTTCCAGCGAGTGGAAGCTGATCACCACCAGGCGGCCGCCTGGCGCCAACACATCAAGCGCAGCCTTGAGCCCGTCAGCCAGGTCCTCCAGCTCGCGGTTGATGAAAATACGGATACCCTGGAAAGCGCGTGTCGCCGGGTGCTTGTGTTTCTCCCAGGCAGGATTGGCTTCCTTGATGACTTCCGCCAGATCGGCAGTGCGAGTAAAGGGTTGCTCGGCGCGGCGCATGACGATGGCGCGCGCCATCCGCCGGGCGAAACGCTCTTCGCCGTATTCCTTCAGAACAGTGGCGATATCCGCTTCTTCTGCGCTGTTGATCCACTCAGCTGCGCTTTGTCCCTGAGCGGGATCCATGCGCATATCCAGCGGGCCATCATTCAGAAAACTGAAGCCGCGCTCGGCATCATCGAGCTGGGGCGAGGACACACCCAGATCCAGTAACACACCGTTGACCTGGCCGTGCAAACCAAGCTGCCGCAGCTCTTCAGCCATATCGGCAAAGCTGCGGCGTACAACGACAAAGCGGCCGTCATCGGCCGCCAGTTGAGTTCCGACCCGAATTGCCTCCGGGTCCTTATCAAAACCGATGAGCCGTCCGACTTTGGAAAGTCTGGATAGAATGGCTCTACTATGCCCTCCTCGGCCAAATGTGCCGTCCACGTACAAGCCGTCCGGCTGCACCGCCAGGCCCTTGAGCGCTTCGTCAAGCAGGACACTTATATGCTGGAACACGGGAGACTGACTCATAGGCTCAACGACTGCAGTTCAACCGGCAATTCGCCAGCATCCTGCACCTCAAGATAGGCTTCGGTCGTCGCGTTCCACTCGTCCTCGCTCCACAATTCGAATTTGTTCAGCTGACCTACCAGCATGACTTTCTTATCGAGACCGGCGTGCTCGCGCAGTAATGGCGGCACCACGAAACGGCCGTTACCGTCCAGCTCGATCTCGTTAGCGTTACCAATCAACAACCGGTTCAGCCGTTTTACTGCAGGGTTCATATTGGGGGCCTTCTTTAACTGCTGTTCTACTAGTTCCCATTCCTGCAGCGGATAGATCCACAGGCAACGCTCTTCGAGGGCAATCGTCGCTATCAAGTGGCCACCGCAGGACTCAAGCAGCCGATCGCGATACCGAGCCGGCATGGCGAGGCGCCCTTTAGCGTCCAGATTGATGGCACTCGTTCCTCGAAACACGCTCCTGCTACCCCCACTGAATGGCTATCCCTGCCAAAAAATCCCACTTTCGTCCACATCACACCACTTCGGCACACTATAGGAATGCGCCAATAGACCGTCAAGTGAGCATTTCACTGAAACGCCTTTAATGACGAAGGGTTAGCAAAAAAGCGGGGCAATACTGTGGTATACGGGGACGTGAGCGCCAGACAAAATATTGACGTCTCAAGCAGATATGACTGGAACTTAATGTGAACTATTACCAGGGATTATTTTTTGATCAGAAAAGAGAATGCGATAGGCGGGGAAAAAATAAGAGTTGGCCTGTAAGCCGGGTTCTGTCGAGGACAGTCATTCCTCTACGACAGCCATCACTGACTGCCTCTAGCAACCTACCCGAACCCAGTGCGGGCCGCACCAACGGGTTCCTATTTGGTCTTGCTCCGAGCGGGGTTTACCTAGCCACAGACTGTTACCAGCTGTGCGGTGCGCTCTTACCGCACCATTTCAACCTTACCGGCGCTTGCGCGCTTAGGCGGTATATTTTCTGCTGCACTTTCCGTAGGCTCGCGCCCCCCAGGTGTTACCTGGCACTCTGCCCTATGGAGCCCGGACTTTCCTCCCTACCGCAAGCGGTACGGCGACTGTCCAGCCAACTCTTGGACGCAAGGTTAGCGAGCTTCCTCAGGATGAGCAAGCACTCTTTGCAACGCTCTATAATGAGCGTTTCCGAAAGACGGACCAATTAGCCGGCAGCACGAACGCGACTCATGCCTTGCCGGTTTTTTCCAGCGCGATCTGATACAGGCGGTTTTTCTTCACGCCGGTCAACTGAGCAGCAAGGGACGACGCCTGCTTCACCGGCAACTCGGTCAGCAGAATATCCAGCACACGTTCAGCCTCCGGGTCCAGCCCGTCTCCTTCCGGCAGCGCCGGCATGCCTTCGACCACCAGCACACATTCGCCGCGCTGCTGATCGGAGTCACTACGTACCCAACCAACCAACTCGGCAAGCGGCGCGCCCTTGATTGTCTCAAAGGTTTTGGTCAGCTCCCGGGCAAGCACTACATGCCGTTCAGGCCCGAGCAGAGCCAGCATATCCTCAAGGCACTCGAGCAGCCGATGCGGCGCCTCGTAAACCATCCAGGTGCGGGGCTCGGCCGCCAGCGCCTGGATACGGGCCCGCCGCCCATGGGATTTGGCTGGCAAAAATCCTTCGAAGGCGAATCTGTCCGAGGGCAAACCGGCTGCACTGAGAGCTGCGATCAACGCGCAAGCGCCTGGAACCGGGCACACTCGAATACCGGCTTCGCGCGCCTGACGCACAAGATGGTAGCCAGGGTCGGAAATCAACGGCGTCCCCGCGTCTGAAATGAGCGCCATGTCTTCACCCGCACACATCCGCTCGATCAAGCGCTGACTTTTATCGCGCTCATTGTGGTCGTGGCAGGCGGTAGTCGGGGTGGTTACCCCAAAATGCTGCAGCAACCGGGCGCTGTGCCGGGTGTCTTCAGCGGCGATCAGCTGCACAGTACGCAGCACCTCCAATGCTCTAGGCGTAAGGTCCTGCAGATTGCCAATCGGCGTTGCGACAATGTACAGGGTTCCGGCGCTGGCGGACATATCATTACCTGAAGACGGGACTGGAACCGGCATTGTACAGGACGTGAGCAGGTTCCCGCGAAGCGCATGGCGGTCACCCCGCCCCTTGGTTACAATGACTGCCTCACAGTTACGGAGCCTTGTCAGCGAGGCTCACCGTGTAAGGATTGCCTGATGCCCCGCATGAATCGCCTGTCGCTTACAGCCCTGGCCATTGCCGTAATGCTTGGGGGCTGCGCAACCCCACCGCCCTCTCAATTGTCTGATCTGCCACGCACACCGGACGCAAGCGTTGAAGAAATCCTTGAGGATGCCGAGCGTTATTCGGGCGCCGAGGCGTACCTGCTGCGCTTGTACGCGGCACAGGCCGCATGGAGCACCAATCAGCCTGAGCGGGTGCGCAGCATCCTCAGCAGGATTCCGCAAAGTGAACTGCCGCCGGACCAGCAATTACGCTTCGCCGAACTCCAGGCGCGTAGCGCGCTGGCGCTGGAGCAGCCGGAAGCGGCTTTGCTCGCATTAAGGCACCCCTCGATGATCCATCTCGAGACTCAACCTATCGAGGACCAGCTGGCCATCCAGCAACTGCGTGCAGAGGCCTTTCAGGCTACTGGCGACCCGCTCAGCGCCGCCCGTGAGCGCACATTCATTGACGGCATGCTCCCACTGGGCGAGCGCGAAGCGAATCACCAGGCGATCTGGGAAGATCTCAATCGCGCCCCGCTGGAAGATCTGCACAAGGCGGCCGGCGAGGCCACAGGCGAATTCGCTGGCTGGGTGCAGCTGGCCCTGATTAGTCGCGAACAAAACAATCTGGATCTGCAGGTCCAGGGCGTCAAC is a window of Pseudomonas sp. gcc21 DNA encoding:
- the murD gene encoding UDP-N-acetylmuramoyl-L-alanine--D-glutamate ligase, which gives rise to MSLITTDKKRIIVGLGSTGLSVARFLAGRGMPFGVADTRQHPPGLDQLKRFAPMADLYLGELDADVLCSAAELVVSPGIALSTPALQQAREAGVKLVGDIELFAREAKAPIIAITGSNAKSTVTTLVGEMARAAGIRVAVGGNLGKPALDLLDQHAGLYVIELSSFQLETTERLNAEVATVLNVSEDHMDRYANLAAYHQAKHRIFSGARQVVINRDDLLSRPLVADQLPQWTFGLSRPDFKGFGLIEEGGETWLAFEFKALMPVAELKIRGAHNQSNALAALALGHAAGLPFPAMLDALRSFTGLPHRCQWVGKHADVDYYDDSKATNVGAALAAIEGFGADLQGKQVLIAGGDGKGADFTPLREPVSRYCRAAVLLGRDAAELVQALGNVVPVIRVDSIEQAVTAAADVAQPGDAVLLSPACASLDMFKNFEERGRLFAEAVGRLTHDLD
- the mraY gene encoding phospho-N-acetylmuramoyl-pentapeptide-transferase, whose product is MLLLLAQYLQQFHTGFSVFQYLSLRAILGVLTALGLALFVGPWMIRSLSFRQIGQSVRNDGPQSHLSKAGTPTMGGALILIAIAIATLLWADLRNIYVWVVLGVTLSFGAIGWVDDYRKVVEKNSRGLPSRWKYFWQSVFGLVAAVILYLTAKTPIETTLIVPFFKHVEFQLGLGFIVLTYFVIVGSSNAVNLTDGLDGLAIMPTVMVGGALGIFAYLSGNVRFAEYLLIPHVPGAGELVIFCGALIGAGLGFLWFNTYPAQVFMGDVGALALGAALGVIAVIVRQEIVLFIMGGIFVVETLSVIVQVASFKLTGRRVFRMAPIHHHFELKGWPEPRVIVRFWIITVVLVLIGLATLKLR
- the murF gene encoding UDP-N-acetylmuramoyl-tripeptide--D-alanyl-D-alanine ligase, whose protein sequence is MLEAMRLSDLVSPLAATLKGVDAEFDSVAFDSRAIQPGGLFVALAGTRTNGHDHLADARARGATCAMVEYLVEDPLPQLLVHDSLRALGQLAGLARAAYSGPLVAITGSSGKTTVKEMVAAILRPLGPVLATQGNLNNEIGVPMTLLGLSNEHRYAVIEMGAAARGDIAYSMEIAKPTVSVLTNAGNAHVGRFGSLDNIAKAKGEIFSCLSTKGKAVINLDSPWFESWYQLLGKRKSYVFSLKNPTAEVRAESIKLDERGCPGFRLVTPKGEVSVQLNLLGEHNVANALAATGAALALDVELEYIRSGLASVQPMSGRAASRKGFAGSIVIDDSYNASPASVKAAIDLLACFDGRRILVLGDMAELGEWESDSHQEVGEHARQQGIEALYAVGRLSALAADRFGEGAFVFASKKELIEALKAQLGPDVRVLVKGSRSAGMEEVVAGLVATLDDDNDRKVG
- a CDS encoding UDP-N-acetylmuramoyl-L-alanyl-D-glutamate--2,6-diaminopimelate ligase: MITLRQLFPDWLGQDVSVTGLALDSRQVKSGYLFLAVPGLKVDGRDYIDQAIEAGAVAVAYDATDDRHYEGAVPMLAVPQLAEQISAIAGRFYGEPSAALTLVGITGTNGKTSVSQMLAQALNELDTPCGVIGTLGSGMPGALTDHGMTTPDAVNVQGQLARLRDAGAAAVCMEVSSHALDQGRVAALAFDVAVFTNLTRDHLDYHGDMISYEAAKARLFDAGGCHAVINLDDPAGRRLMERCPPREGTARLLGFSLMDATAPLHCSDVRYDAAGIHALLHFEDEQSSLHSELLGEFNLSNLLAVTGSLLVLGFSLHQAVERAAGLRAPAGRMQRLGGGSRPLVVVDYAHTPDALEKALIALRAHVSGRLTCIFGCGGNRDAGKRPLMGQIAERYADRVVVTDDNPRNEPSASIIGQICQGLGKPQNITVLANRAEAIAHTISRAHHEDVILLAGKGHETYQEINGVRHAFSDIEQAERALQQWEASHA
- a CDS encoding penicillin-binding protein 2; this translates as MIRIKPNGSLHPWRFRIVIGALGVCCAVISWQIVQLHVLDGGFLRNQGDKRSLRHVPITAHRGQITDRNGEPLAVSTPVLTIWANPTQLISQQQRWPELAQALGTDLATFSERLKANAEREFIYLRRRMTPQDGAAVVDLKIPGVYSQEEYRRFYPAGDVTSHLVGFTNVDEHGQEGLELAYNEWLQGVPGSRQVLQDRRGRLIKDVQVVKNARPGNDLALSIDLRLQYLAHRELRKGLKEFDAKGGSLVMIDVRTGEVLAMVNHPSYNPNNRANLKPEMMRNRALIDVFEPGSTMKPFSMSAALATGRWKTTDEVDVYPGTLRIGRYTIRDVSRAPGGKLDLAGILLKSSNVGMSKIAFDVGGPAIREVLQGVGLGEYSGLGFPGEQVGNLPSYREWGQAETATLSYGYGLSLTTVQLAQAYAVLANDGRKVPLSLLRVKDAPAGEQVISEDVAKAVQEMLQEVIEGQGGTHRALVPGYHVSGKSGTARKASHTSKGYKEDSYRSLFAGFAPSTDPRIAIAIVVDEPSKGGYYGGLVAAPIFSDLMAGALRLMNIAPDNMPELQQVEIPPTKGGFRG
- the ftsL gene encoding cell division protein FtsL; the protein is MAEQMTFQERTGLPRSSGWLMVVGLLILVSALAVPYSAHWSRTLLNELDAEMKQREKAQADWGRLVLEQSTWTAHHRVESIARSKLDMRVPSAVEVVLVKP
- the rsmH gene encoding 16S rRNA (cytosine(1402)-N(4))-methyltransferase RsmH, coding for MSQSPVFQHISVLLDEALKGLAVQPDGLYVDGTFGRGGHSRAILSRLSKVGRLIGFDKDPEAIRVGTQLAADDGRFVVVRRSFADMAEELRQLGLHGQVNGVLLDLGVSSPQLDDAERGFSFLNDGPLDMRMDPAQGQSAAEWINSAEEADIATVLKEYGEERFARRMARAIVMRRAEQPFTRTADLAEVIKEANPAWEKHKHPATRAFQGIRIFINRELEDLADGLKAALDVLAPGGRLVVISFHSLEDRLVKQFMRREAKGAPIPRGLPIREIDIPVSINLIGKAIKPSAEEVAGNPRARSAMLRIAEKR
- the mraZ gene encoding division/cell wall cluster transcriptional repressor MraZ; the encoded protein is MFRGTSAINLDAKGRLAMPARYRDRLLESCGGHLIATIALEERCLWIYPLQEWELVEQQLKKAPNMNPAVKRLNRLLIGNANEIELDGNGRFVVPPLLREHAGLDKKVMLVGQLNKFELWSEDEWNATTEAYLEVQDAGELPVELQSLSL
- the rsmI gene encoding 16S rRNA (cytidine(1402)-2'-O)-methyltransferase translates to MSASAGTLYIVATPIGNLQDLTPRALEVLRTVQLIAAEDTRHSARLLQHFGVTTPTTACHDHNERDKSQRLIERMCAGEDMALISDAGTPLISDPGYHLVRQAREAGIRVCPVPGACALIAALSAAGLPSDRFAFEGFLPAKSHGRRARIQALAAEPRTWMVYEAPHRLLECLEDMLALLGPERHVVLARELTKTFETIKGAPLAELVGWVRSDSDQQRGECVLVVEGMPALPEGDGLDPEAERVLDILLTELPVKQASSLAAQLTGVKKNRLYQIALEKTGKA